A region of Allocoleopsis franciscana PCC 7113 DNA encodes the following proteins:
- a CDS encoding phenylacetate--CoA ligase family protein: MREEQRHRAVTAFQAFLTTPLEEQLRRHQTTSPESAALALFHDVVTHVPAYRAFLTQQGISYNSIQTFEDFANLPLITKNNYHSCYPLTDLCRNGQLDLCDMIAVSSGSTGKPTFWPRFLTDELQIATRFEQIFHDSFHADTRRTLAVICFSLGTWVGGMYTTNCCRYLASKGYPVTVVTPGNNKDEIFRVVQELGLSFEQVVLLGYPPFLKDVIDTGIARGVEWQRYQMKWVMAGEVFSEEWRSLVGERVGSTNPCYDSASLYGTADAGVLGNETPLSICIRRFLAKNPDVAKRLFGESRLPTLVQYDPLSRFFEVYEDTLLFSGDNGIPLVRYHISDHGGLIAYEAMLEFLAEWGFDPVAELQEGRGIHPLPFVYVFGRSNFTVSYFGANIYPENVTVGLEQPVIREWVTGKFVLQVKEDADQDRFLSVVVELAPGSEASDEKRDAIASSILSQLLRLNSEFANYVPKQYQLPQVELAPMGDPEYFPLGVKHRYTRS, from the coding sequence ATGCGAGAAGAACAACGTCATCGGGCAGTTACGGCGTTTCAAGCGTTTCTAACCACACCCTTAGAGGAACAACTCCGACGGCATCAAACCACTTCTCCAGAATCGGCTGCCCTGGCGTTGTTTCACGATGTTGTGACTCATGTTCCGGCTTACAGAGCTTTTTTGACACAACAGGGCATCTCCTATAACTCCATCCAGACCTTTGAGGATTTCGCAAACCTTCCCCTCATTACTAAAAATAACTACCATTCGTGTTACCCATTGACCGATTTGTGCCGGAATGGACAACTGGACTTATGCGATATGATTGCGGTTTCCTCCGGTTCCACGGGCAAACCCACATTTTGGCCCCGCTTCCTCACCGACGAACTCCAGATAGCGACACGCTTTGAACAGATTTTTCACGATAGCTTTCATGCCGACACTCGCCGTACCTTAGCCGTGATTTGCTTTAGCTTAGGGACATGGGTAGGCGGGATGTACACCACGAATTGCTGCCGCTATCTGGCGAGTAAGGGTTATCCGGTTACCGTTGTCACTCCTGGTAATAACAAAGACGAAATTTTCCGAGTGGTTCAGGAACTGGGTTTAAGCTTTGAGCAGGTGGTATTGCTGGGTTATCCGCCCTTTCTGAAGGATGTGATTGATACTGGTATTGCTCGTGGGGTGGAGTGGCAACGGTATCAGATGAAGTGGGTAATGGCGGGAGAGGTGTTCAGCGAAGAGTGGCGGAGTTTAGTGGGGGAACGAGTTGGCTCAACGAATCCCTGTTATGATTCTGCTTCGCTGTATGGAACTGCTGATGCGGGGGTGTTGGGGAATGAAACCCCGTTGAGTATTTGCATTCGCCGTTTCTTAGCCAAGAATCCCGATGTTGCCAAGAGGCTATTTGGAGAATCGCGCTTGCCGACGTTGGTCCAGTATGACCCCCTCAGTCGCTTCTTTGAGGTGTATGAGGATACGCTGCTGTTTTCGGGAGATAACGGAATTCCCTTGGTGCGTTATCACATTTCGGATCACGGGGGACTGATTGCTTATGAGGCGATGCTAGAGTTCTTAGCAGAATGGGGTTTTGACCCGGTGGCAGAGTTGCAAGAAGGCAGAGGGATTCATCCTTTACCCTTTGTCTATGTGTTTGGGCGGTCTAATTTTACCGTTTCTTATTTTGGTGCGAATATCTATCCGGAGAATGTCACGGTTGGGTTAGAGCAACCCGTGATTCGAGAGTGGGTGACGGGGAAGTTTGTGTTGCAAGTTAAGGAAGATGCGGATCAGGATCGGTTCTTATCGGTAGTGGTGGAGTTAGCGCCGGGAAGTGAAGCGAGTGACGAGAAACGGGATGCGATCGCTTCTTCCATTCTCTCCCAACTTTTGCGGCTTAATAGTGAGTTTGCCAACTATGTTCCTAAGCAGTATCAGTTGCCACAAGTAGAGCTGGCTCCGATGGGCGATCCAGAGTATTTTCCGCTGGGAGTTAAGCATCGCTATACTCGTAGCTAA
- a CDS encoding phosphomannomutase/phosphoglucomutase produces the protein MNNFDWKKLQNGSDIRGVALEGVANESVNLTPQVANILGKAFVKWLEQKVGKSASDLTISVGRDSRLSGPELMQGVMEGISSIGSRVYDFAMASTPAMFVSTVTSGFDCDGAIMLTASHLPFNRNGLKFFTAQGGLEKKDISDILALAEKNEFEEAVAKGAIEQHDFISVYADGFVNKIRQAVNHPQHFEQPLQGLRIIVDAGNGAGGFYAQKVLAPLGADTTGSQFLEPDGTFPNHIPNPENKEAMASICQAVIANKADFGIIFDTDVDRGAAVDQFGKELNRNRLIALISAIVLREHPGSTIVTDSITSDGLTQFIEGELKGVHHRFKRGYKNVINESIRLNQEGQDSWLAIETSGHGAMKENYFLDDGAYLVSKLLIELAQSKLQGKSLPDLIATLKEPEESEEFRLKIGVPDFKSYGHEVIKKLQAFVSEQSDWTVVPNNYEGMRVSCRSSMEDGWFLLRLSLHDPVLPLNIESNVKGGVSQIATRLIAFFQDFESLDISAFFIQS, from the coding sequence ATGAACAATTTCGACTGGAAAAAACTCCAAAATGGTTCGGATATCAGAGGTGTTGCTCTGGAAGGAGTGGCGAATGAATCGGTAAACCTGACTCCCCAAGTTGCTAATATTTTGGGGAAAGCGTTTGTGAAGTGGCTGGAACAAAAAGTCGGGAAATCGGCTTCGGATTTAACGATTTCCGTAGGACGGGACAGTCGCTTGTCTGGCCCAGAATTAATGCAAGGAGTGATGGAGGGAATTTCTTCTATCGGTAGCCGTGTTTATGATTTTGCGATGGCGTCTACCCCTGCAATGTTTGTGAGTACCGTCACTTCAGGATTTGATTGTGATGGAGCCATTATGTTAACGGCGAGTCACTTACCTTTTAATCGTAATGGTTTAAAGTTTTTTACGGCTCAAGGAGGTTTGGAGAAAAAGGATATTTCAGATATTTTGGCATTGGCGGAAAAAAATGAGTTTGAAGAAGCTGTAGCTAAAGGTGCTATTGAACAGCATGATTTTATTTCCGTTTATGCGGATGGATTTGTGAATAAAATTCGTCAAGCGGTTAATCATCCCCAACATTTCGAGCAGCCACTCCAGGGATTAAGAATTATTGTCGATGCGGGAAATGGAGCCGGGGGTTTTTATGCCCAGAAAGTTTTAGCGCCGTTAGGAGCTGACACGACGGGGAGTCAATTTTTAGAGCCTGATGGCACATTTCCGAATCATATCCCTAATCCGGAAAATAAAGAGGCAATGGCTTCAATTTGTCAAGCGGTTATTGCTAATAAAGCAGATTTTGGGATTATTTTTGATACGGATGTCGATCGCGGAGCAGCAGTTGATCAGTTCGGAAAGGAGTTGAATCGGAATCGATTGATTGCTCTAATTTCTGCAATTGTTCTGCGGGAACATCCTGGTTCTACTATTGTCACTGATTCAATTACTTCGGATGGTTTAACCCAATTCATCGAGGGGGAATTAAAGGGGGTTCATCATCGATTTAAGCGAGGTTATAAGAATGTGATTAATGAGTCGATTCGCTTGAATCAAGAAGGACAGGACTCTTGGCTGGCGATTGAAACATCGGGTCATGGGGCGATGAAGGAAAATTACTTTTTGGATGACGGTGCGTATTTGGTAAGCAAGTTATTAATTGAGTTGGCTCAATCTAAGTTGCAAGGTAAGTCTTTGCCTGATTTGATTGCGACTTTAAAGGAACCTGAGGAGAGTGAAGAATTTAGGCTCAAAATTGGCGTGCCTGATTTTAAATCTTACGGTCATGAGGTAATTAAAAAACTTCAAGCCTTTGTCTCGGAACAATCGGATTGGACAGTTGTACCCAATAATTATGAGGGTATGCGTGTATCCTGCCGCTCATCAATGGAAGATGGATGGTTTTTGTTGCGCTTATCGCTTCATGACCCGGTGTTACCTTTAAATATTGAGTCTAATGTTAAAGGGGGGGTTTCTCAAATAGCAACTCGGCTGATAGCTTTTTTCCAGGATTTTGAATCTTTGGATATATCGGCTTTTTTTATACAAAGTTAG
- a CDS encoding ChaB family protein, translated as MAEVQLDNLPGEVNDLPEGAQNIFKAAFKSAQEDGISRDGAINIAWNSIKQGYAQGEDGKWYKVPQDSNTHHKPITSGGN; from the coding sequence ATGGCAGAAGTGCAACTCGATAACTTACCTGGAGAAGTCAACGATTTACCAGAAGGTGCTCAAAATATTTTCAAAGCTGCATTCAAGAGTGCTCAAGAAGACGGAATCAGCAGAGATGGAGCAATCAATATAGCTTGGAACAGTATCAAGCAAGGTTACGCCCAGGGTGAAGATGGTAAGTGGTACAAGGTACCCCAGGATTCCAACACTCACCATAAACCTATCACCTCCGGCGGCAACTAA
- a CDS encoding response regulator, which translates to MSTVLVVDDDWAQQQILHIILKKLGLNVVVASDGIEALSLAERHCPKLVILDIILPRMNGYEVCRKLKCSPKNHQPAILMYSNKSEECDFYWGCKQGADAYVSKGCRPQELIDTVKYLLQNEG; encoded by the coding sequence ATGAGTACAGTTCTAGTTGTGGATGATGATTGGGCCCAACAGCAAATCCTCCACATAATCCTGAAAAAATTGGGATTAAACGTGGTTGTTGCCAGTGATGGCATCGAAGCTCTTTCTCTGGCGGAACGCCATTGCCCCAAGCTTGTTATTCTAGATATCATCCTCCCCCGGATGAATGGCTACGAAGTCTGTCGGAAGCTCAAATGCTCTCCAAAAAATCATCAGCCAGCTATACTGATGTACTCGAATAAATCAGAAGAATGTGATTTTTACTGGGGCTGCAAGCAAGGTGCTGATGCTTATGTTTCTAAGGGTTGCCGTCCCCAAGAACTGATCGATACGGTTAAGTATTTGTTACAAAATGAAGGATGA
- a CDS encoding DUF4230 domain-containing protein: MREQFQKRQMISITSWLVRNLMLVSTGGMVLFALLFGIGMWRSGSRFFEGVNAIFTGEPSKPQVDVRSLIVSQVRGASELTTAVFTMEAVVPTRQERKIGQYTLGATTLLYIAYGEVRAGVDLKELNANNVTIVNDTIELQLPPPRILDSKIDVNRSSVYDYDRGFLGLGPDTAPQLQSLAQQETLKKIQAAACKGNLLAQANDRAQLVVEKLLNTAGYKQVIVKTQSPPTGSCL; this comes from the coding sequence ATGCGCGAACAGTTTCAAAAGCGTCAGATGATCAGCATCACGTCTTGGCTGGTGAGAAACCTGATGCTGGTGTCCACCGGCGGCATGGTGCTATTTGCATTACTATTTGGCATTGGGATGTGGCGATCGGGAAGTCGCTTTTTCGAGGGAGTCAATGCGATTTTTACCGGCGAACCCAGTAAACCACAGGTCGATGTTCGTTCCCTCATTGTCAGTCAAGTTCGGGGCGCGAGTGAGTTAACCACGGCTGTGTTTACGATGGAGGCGGTTGTCCCGACTCGTCAAGAGCGAAAAATTGGGCAGTATACCCTCGGTGCAACCACGCTGCTTTATATTGCTTATGGTGAAGTACGGGCTGGGGTTGATTTAAAGGAATTAAATGCGAATAATGTAACCATCGTCAACGATACGATTGAGCTACAACTACCACCCCCCCGCATCTTGGACAGCAAGATTGATGTGAATCGTTCTAGCGTATACGACTACGATCGCGGATTTTTAGGTTTAGGACCCGACACCGCACCTCAGTTACAATCCCTCGCGCAACAAGAAACCCTGAAAAAAATTCAAGCGGCAGCCTGTAAAGGGAATTTGCTCGCGCAAGCCAATGACCGAGCACAACTGGTGGTCGAAAAACTGTTAAACACGGCAGGCTATAAACAGGTTATTGTCAAAACACAGTCTCCACCAACGGGCAGTTGTCTTTAA
- a CDS encoding DUF4342 domain-containing protein yields MNEPVDRPEEKVEWLEVKTTTGDETATTVEVETNLDSTGVGTEEKVRVEEFSISGDDLVAKVRELIHQGNIRRITIKNEEERILIEIPLTAGVVGGVIAATLFPIVAAVGAIGALVARLKVVIEKVE; encoded by the coding sequence ATGAACGAACCAGTAGATCGTCCTGAAGAAAAAGTCGAGTGGCTTGAAGTTAAGACAACAACTGGCGATGAAACAGCGACAACCGTTGAAGTAGAAACAAATCTCGATTCTACAGGAGTTGGTACAGAGGAAAAAGTTCGTGTCGAAGAATTTAGTATCAGCGGCGATGACCTCGTTGCCAAGGTGAGAGAACTCATTCATCAAGGGAATATCCGTCGAATCACGATCAAAAACGAAGAGGAACGTATACTGATTGAGATTCCTCTAACCGCTGGAGTCGTCGGTGGAGTAATCGCCGCCACCTTATTTCCCATCGTAGCGGCGGTTGGAGCCATTGGGGCACTGGTTGCTCGGCTGAAAGTCGTGATTGAAAAAGTCGAATAA
- a CDS encoding glycoside hydrolase family protein: MKISPNCLTVIKKWEGFHLDAYSDPVGIATIGYGTRRYPNGQKVHLGDKITEQEAEAFLKFECDKVAEEVSKLVSGISLTQNQFDAIVSFSYNVGTGAFADSTLLKKLKANDFAAAANEFERWVKGTKNGVQTKLPGLVDRRKSERSLFEKADEQGTPIEVEDSPQDRVEWLEGYRDGEKNVIVAWGDSEVVEILTLESFLKDDLITLLQQYKNAKEFRFAPQDKAIPKGKPIAVSGKGEAIIKVKNPPKLNRVLVRGSEGDDVKELQKRLNDLGYDGGKVDGAFGKKTEEAMKSFQADYFGLAEADGRVGPRTWEKLWGDVAATKPASTKSVSPKSTATEPAPTTPASGKNYLRLTKTQSKDPYGCYKLKLEYFKDGQLKDELEVCSGSPSRQFFRKGNQSVAGSYEPIPEGKWYIGDISWAGGANKYDGPIHQSGIGPVTVPLRYVEPGNTQRSGIEIHIDWNRQSSAGTAGCVGIYTTADYKRFVSWLRETDPRDFFVDWGLGTCPAV, encoded by the coding sequence ATGAAGATTTCCCCAAATTGTTTAACTGTTATTAAAAAATGGGAAGGATTCCATTTAGACGCTTACTCAGACCCTGTGGGTATCGCAACAATTGGGTATGGAACAAGACGATACCCGAATGGGCAAAAGGTTCACCTGGGTGACAAAATTACGGAACAAGAAGCTGAAGCTTTTCTAAAATTTGAGTGTGATAAAGTCGCTGAAGAAGTCTCGAAGTTAGTGAGTGGGATTTCACTGACTCAGAATCAATTTGATGCGATTGTCTCGTTTTCTTATAACGTCGGTACTGGCGCATTTGCAGATAGTACCCTGTTGAAAAAACTGAAAGCCAATGACTTTGCCGCTGCCGCCAATGAGTTTGAGCGTTGGGTGAAAGGGACAAAAAATGGTGTACAGACGAAACTTCCTGGCCTCGTGGATCGCAGAAAAAGTGAGCGATCGCTGTTTGAAAAAGCCGATGAACAAGGAACTCCAATTGAGGTGGAAGACTCTCCCCAAGATCGGGTGGAATGGCTGGAAGGATATCGGGATGGGGAGAAAAATGTCATCGTAGCCTGGGGAGATTCTGAAGTTGTGGAAATCCTCACCCTGGAAAGTTTCCTCAAAGACGATTTAATTACCCTATTACAGCAATATAAGAATGCAAAAGAGTTTCGCTTTGCACCGCAAGATAAGGCTATTCCTAAGGGGAAACCCATTGCAGTTTCTGGAAAGGGAGAGGCAATTATCAAGGTAAAGAATCCCCCCAAACTCAATCGTGTTTTAGTACGGGGGAGTGAAGGCGATGATGTTAAAGAACTGCAAAAGCGGCTCAATGATTTGGGGTATGACGGCGGAAAAGTGGATGGTGCCTTTGGGAAGAAAACCGAAGAAGCGATGAAATCTTTTCAAGCGGATTACTTTGGTTTAGCAGAAGCCGATGGTAGGGTTGGCCCTCGTACCTGGGAGAAGTTATGGGGAGATGTGGCTGCTACTAAGCCAGCTTCTACTAAATCCGTTTCTCCTAAATCAACGGCGACTGAACCCGCGCCTACTACACCTGCTTCAGGTAAAAATTATCTGCGACTCACTAAGACTCAGAGTAAAGACCCTTATGGATGTTATAAATTAAAGCTGGAGTATTTCAAAGATGGGCAATTAAAGGATGAACTAGAGGTTTGCTCCGGTTCTCCTTCCAGACAATTCTTCCGCAAAGGGAACCAAAGTGTTGCCGGTTCATACGAGCCAATCCCCGAAGGAAAATGGTACATTGGCGATATTTCTTGGGCTGGGGGTGCCAATAAGTATGATGGCCCCATTCATCAAAGTGGAATTGGTCCTGTCACTGTTCCTCTGCGTTATGTTGAGCCTGGTAATACTCAACGAAGTGGGATTGAAATTCATATTGATTGGAACCGACAATCGAGTGCAGGGACGGCTGGGTGTGTTGGGATTTATACAACCGCCGACTACAAGCGATTTGTCAGTTGGTTACGTGAAACCGATCCCCGTGATTTTTTTGTGGATTGGGGTTTAGGGACTTGTCCTGCTGTTTGA
- a CDS encoding Gfo/Idh/MocA family protein — translation MMSPSPAPLSDPNATPQTPTIGVAVVGTGFGQKIHIPGFQEHPRTQVVALYHRELKQAKAIAQSHNIPHACDRLEDILAEPSVSAVSLSTPPFLHYEMAKKVLHAKKHLLLEKPTTLTATQARELYQLASGEGVVAMMDFEFRFVPAWQRFAEYLAEGYVGQKRLIKIDWLVSSRADASRPWNWYAQKDKGGGALGAVGSHAFDYIHWLFGPVRRLCAQLSTAIPERPDQSDGGKLKRVDADDTCLLLLELEDGTPCQLCISSVTYQGRGHFVEVYGDRGTLILGSDNQKDYVHGFHLKVAPAGEPLTNIEIPDRLAFPQEYIDGRLAPFIRVVNQWVQGIDAHQAITPSLREGVYSQLLMDLTHQSHDTGSWVKVPSLDAFLASGLFVM, via the coding sequence ATGATGTCCCCCTCACCCGCCCCATTGTCTGATCCAAATGCAACCCCACAAACACCAACCATTGGTGTCGCGGTTGTCGGTACTGGATTTGGGCAAAAAATCCACATTCCAGGTTTTCAGGAACACCCCCGGACTCAAGTGGTTGCCCTGTATCACCGCGAACTGAAACAGGCAAAAGCGATCGCACAATCCCACAACATTCCCCATGCTTGCGATCGCCTTGAAGATATCCTAGCCGAACCCTCGGTTTCAGCCGTCAGCCTCTCAACCCCGCCATTCCTGCATTATGAAATGGCGAAGAAAGTCTTGCACGCGAAGAAGCATTTATTGCTGGAAAAACCCACAACGCTGACAGCCACCCAGGCGCGGGAACTTTACCAACTCGCCTCTGGTGAGGGGGTTGTTGCCATGATGGATTTTGAATTTCGCTTTGTTCCCGCGTGGCAACGGTTTGCCGAATATCTAGCCGAGGGATATGTGGGACAAAAACGCCTGATTAAAATTGATTGGTTGGTGTCCAGCCGTGCCGATGCCTCACGCCCTTGGAACTGGTATGCTCAAAAAGATAAGGGAGGAGGCGCATTGGGCGCTGTCGGTTCTCACGCTTTCGATTACATTCATTGGTTATTTGGCCCTGTGCGGCGGTTGTGTGCCCAACTAAGTACGGCAATTCCAGAACGGCCCGATCAGAGTGATGGTGGTAAACTCAAGCGCGTAGATGCGGATGATACTTGTCTCCTGCTGTTGGAGTTGGAAGATGGAACACCCTGTCAACTGTGCATTAGTTCCGTAACGTATCAGGGGCGAGGGCACTTTGTGGAAGTGTATGGCGATCGCGGTACTTTAATCTTAGGCAGCGACAATCAAAAAGATTACGTCCACGGGTTTCATCTCAAAGTCGCGCCCGCCGGTGAACCTTTGACAAATATTGAAATTCCCGATCGCCTCGCCTTTCCTCAAGAGTACATTGATGGGCGTTTGGCACCCTTTATCCGAGTCGTTAATCAGTGGGTACAAGGCATTGATGCCCACCAAGCCATCACCCCCTCACTCCGAGAAGGGGTGTACTCGCAGCTATTAATGGATTTAACCCATCAATCTCATGACACGGGGAGTTGGGTGAAAGTGCCAAGTTTAGATGCGTTTTTGGCTAGTGGCTTGTTTGTAATGTGA
- a CDS encoding DEAD/DEAH box helicase, with the protein MSEQPFSRLAPFIQDYIYTHGWTELRQVQIEACQVIFDTDAHLLIAAGTASGKTEAAFLPVLTLLHQNPSETVGVLYIGPIKALINDQFERLNDLLKEADIPVWAWHGDISQSRKQKLLKNPQGVLQITPESLESLLLNKNTELIRLFGDLRFVIIDEIHAFMGSERGCQILCQLTRLSQFMQQPPRRIGLSATLGDYALAEEWLQSGTKTPVITPEIQSGQRQVRLAVEHFYLLNEDKLAISPSQLGRQEEGKKSPVPPKSGGQSPVPPLARGVRGVSPINPYYRYLFDISKSSKCLIFVNNRTQAESAIANLRQIAQAESYPDVYHVHHGSISPSLRETAEEAMQGNAPAVTAATVTLELGIDIGQLERVIQLDAPLSVASFLQRLGRTGRRGTPADMRFICTEDEPLGEEWLPAQIPWQLLQCIAIIQLYAEERWIEPIQPIQCPFSLLYHQTMSILASMGELSSAALAQHVLTLPPFAAISQDDFRQLLRYLIDIDHIQLTEKGGLLVGLTGEKIVRNFHFYAVFPYNMEYSVRDASQEIGSIVIPPIPGNRFSLAGRTWEVLEIDVKRKTAFVKQVEGIASSSWRGGGGTIHTKILERMRRVLVENIEYPYLQPQAQKRLKAARNLARSAQLEQDNILFLERSTCCIFPWMGTVAYRTLERFLNFFVRYTLDIRSIGGVSPYFLTLKLGKNSLEQLRDEVKSFCEKDLTGYDLVSSEECPRLHKYDEFIPNNLLRQAFICDSLDVAELREIIKNW; encoded by the coding sequence ATGAGTGAACAGCCGTTTTCCAGGCTTGCCCCCTTTATCCAAGATTACATTTATACTCACGGCTGGACTGAATTGCGACAAGTTCAAATTGAAGCCTGTCAGGTAATTTTCGATACTGATGCTCACCTTTTAATTGCGGCAGGTACCGCCTCCGGAAAAACAGAAGCGGCTTTTCTTCCCGTTTTAACTCTATTGCACCAAAACCCCTCAGAAACGGTAGGAGTCCTTTATATTGGCCCGATTAAAGCACTCATCAACGACCAATTTGAACGCCTCAACGACTTACTTAAAGAAGCCGATATTCCGGTTTGGGCTTGGCATGGCGATATCTCTCAAAGCCGCAAGCAAAAGTTACTGAAAAATCCTCAAGGTGTGCTGCAAATAACCCCAGAATCTTTGGAAAGTTTATTGCTGAATAAAAACACGGAACTAATTCGTTTATTTGGGGATTTGCGGTTTGTCATTATCGATGAAATTCACGCTTTTATGGGTTCTGAACGCGGTTGTCAGATTCTCTGCCAACTGACACGCCTCTCCCAATTCATGCAACAGCCACCCCGTCGGATTGGTTTATCGGCAACGCTGGGAGATTACGCACTGGCTGAAGAATGGTTGCAATCGGGGACTAAAACTCCCGTAATTACACCTGAAATTCAGAGTGGGCAACGGCAAGTCCGTTTAGCGGTAGAGCATTTTTATCTACTTAACGAAGATAAATTAGCCATCAGCCCTTCCCAACTTGGGCGGCAAGAAGAAGGTAAGAAAAGTCCAGTTCCCCCCAAGTCTGGGGGGCAAAGTCCAGTTCCCCCCTTAGCAAGGGGGGTTAGGGGGGTAAGTCCCATCAATCCCTACTACCGCTACCTGTTCGATATCAGTAAATCCAGCAAGTGCCTGATCTTCGTCAACAATCGTACCCAAGCCGAATCTGCGATCGCAAACCTGCGACAAATTGCCCAAGCAGAAAGTTATCCCGATGTTTATCACGTCCATCACGGTAGCATCTCCCCCTCACTCCGAGAAACGGCGGAGGAAGCGATGCAAGGGAATGCCCCAGCCGTCACCGCCGCCACTGTTACCCTAGAACTCGGTATTGATATCGGACAATTAGAACGAGTTATCCAACTAGATGCCCCACTTTCCGTCGCCAGTTTCTTGCAGCGATTAGGACGTACTGGCAGACGAGGCACCCCGGCAGATATGCGGTTTATTTGTACAGAAGATGAACCCTTGGGGGAGGAATGGCTACCCGCACAAATTCCCTGGCAACTATTGCAATGCATTGCCATCATTCAACTGTATGCCGAAGAACGTTGGATTGAGCCGATACAACCGATTCAATGCCCTTTCAGTTTGCTTTATCACCAGACAATGAGTATCTTGGCGTCGATGGGGGAACTCTCATCGGCTGCCCTTGCCCAACACGTTTTAACTCTACCTCCCTTTGCGGCAATCTCTCAGGATGATTTTCGGCAACTGCTGCGATATCTGATCGATATTGACCATATTCAACTTACAGAAAAGGGAGGATTACTGGTTGGTTTAACTGGGGAAAAAATTGTCCGCAACTTTCACTTTTACGCTGTTTTTCCCTACAACATGGAATATAGTGTGCGAGACGCATCCCAAGAAATTGGCAGTATTGTGATACCCCCCATACCAGGAAATCGATTTTCTCTAGCCGGTAGAACGTGGGAAGTGTTAGAGATTGATGTAAAAAGAAAAACGGCATTTGTCAAGCAAGTGGAGGGAATTGCCAGTAGTTCCTGGCGGGGGGGCGGCGGTACCATTCATACGAAAATTCTCGAACGGATGAGACGTGTTTTAGTTGAAAATATTGAGTATCCTTATCTGCAACCCCAAGCTCAAAAGAGACTGAAAGCGGCTCGAAATCTGGCTCGAAGCGCTCAATTAGAACAAGATAATATCCTCTTTCTTGAAAGAAGTACCTGCTGTATTTTTCCCTGGATGGGAACTGTTGCATACCGCACGTTGGAACGATTTCTCAATTTCTTCGTCAGATATACTCTGGATATCCGCAGTATTGGAGGAGTCTCTCCCTACTTTTTGACCCTAAAATTAGGTAAAAATAGCCTGGAACAACTTAGAGATGAAGTTAAATCATTTTGTGAAAAAGACTTGACGGGTTATGACTTAGTCAGTTCTGAGGAATGCCCTCGGTTACACAAATACGATGAATTTATTCCCAATAACTTACTGCGCCAAGCCTTTATTTGTGATTCTCTGGATGTGGCAGAACTTCGAGAAATTATCAAAAATTGGTAG